The segment CGAATGATGTAGATGCAGTTAGTGGCGCCTTGCAACAAGCCTTTATCGGTATTGTCAATGCTATTTTGGGCATCACGATGGCAGCAGCGATGATGTTTTATATCCAACCGGTCATGGCGTTGATTTCAATGATCATGATTCCAGCGTCAATTTGGATATCTAAACGAGTGATCAATGCTTCTCAAAAATATTTCCAAGAAATGCAAAATTCTTTAGGTGAATTAAATGGCTATGTTCAGGAAAACATGACTGGATTCAGTGTGTTAAAAGTATACGGTCGTGAGAAAGAAACATTTGAAGGATTTCATAAGGTCAACCATAGCTTGAAACATTTTGGGTTTCGAGCAGCCTTTATTTCTGGATTGATGATGCCGTTAGTACAATTAACTGCCTACGCTACGTATATCGGTATGGCAGTTTTAGGAAGCTTTTATGTAATTTCTGGAGTCATTGTGGTTGGGCAATTACAAGCCTTTATCCAATATATTTGGCAAATCAGCCAACCAATGGGTAATGTGACGCAATTATCCTCCGTATTGCAAAGTGCATCCGCAGCCACGAAACGGGTATTTGAGATTTTAGATGAACCTGAGGAAAAAGAAAACAAGACCGATGTTCCTTTGCCAGAAACGATCCATGGAAATGTTTCGTTTGAACATGTCGATTTTGCTTATGATCCGAAGAAACCTTTGATCCAAGACTTGAACTTTGAGGTGAAAGCTGGACAAATGGTGGCAGTTGTCGGACCGACGGGCGCTGGGAAAACAACATTGATCAACTTATTGATGCGTTTTTATGATGTGACGCATGGCGCGATCAAAATTGATGGTATTGATACGAAAGCGATGAGCCGAAGTGATGTTCGTTCCATGTTTGGGATGGTACTGCAAGATGCTTGGTTGTACGAGGGAACGATTGCCGACAACATTCGTTTTGGTAAATTAGATGCAACGGATTATGAGATCGTTGATGCAGCGAAAACAGCGAATGTCGATCATTTTATCCGAACGATGCCTGATGGTTATGAAATGGAGATCAATTCAGAAGGAGATAATGTCTCGTTGGGACAAAAACAATTGCTGACGATTGCTCGTGCGGTTGTTTCCGATCCGAAGATATTGATTCTGGATGAGGCGACTAGTTCCGTTGATACGAGACTTGAAGCGTTGATCCAAAAAGCAATGGATAAAGTGATGGAAGGACGAACGAGTTTTGTGATCGCTCACCGTCTATCAACGATCCGTGAAGCCGATCTGATCTTAGTGATGGATCAAGGTCAAATCATTGAAAAAGGAACACATGAAAGTTTATTAGCAAAAGGCGGTTTCTATGAGAAACTTTATAACAGCCAATTTGCTGAAGCAGCGGAATAATGACAAGAGGTTTCTAGGGGCGAACAGCCTTCTAGGACCTTTTTTCTTCAATAAATGAAAAGAGGGAAAAAGATGGCAAGGTTTATAGCAGATAATGCGACGGTTATCGGTGATGTAGAATTAGGAGAAGATGTCACAGTTTGGTACCAAGCAGTGGTTCGTGGCGACAGCAATTGGATCAAGATCGGCAAAGGAACCAATATACAAGACGGAACAGTCATACACGTTGATCATGATGCACCAGTTGAGATCGCTGAAAATGTCACAGTCGGACACCAATGTATGCTGCATGGTTGTAAAATCGAAAAGGGTGCGTTGATCGGTATGGGAGCGACTGTTTTGAACCATGCAGTCATCGGTGAGAATAGTTTGATCGGAGCAGGCTCACTTGTGACAGAAGGAAAAATCATCCCACCGAATGTTTTAGCTTTTGGTCGACCAGCCAAGGTAATCCGTCCGTTAACAGAAGAAGAAATCCAAAAAAATAAACAGAATATCACACATTATATCGAAATGGGACAAAAACATGCAGATGGATTCTTCAAAGAATGGCAACAATAGTTTTAACACATGTTTTTACAGCAAAAAAAGAAGGTCTGTCATCCAAGGATGAAGGCCTTCTTTTTTGATCTTGATAGGTTGATTAGCTTAATGAAGCACTGTTTTCCATGACTTCATCGATCAAGCCATATGCTTTGGCTTGTTCAGCAGTCATATAGTTGTCACGATCTGTGTCTTTTTCAATCACTTCGATTGGTTGACCAGTACGTTCCGCTAAGATTTTATTCAAACGTTCGCGGGTTTGTAAGATATGACGTGCAGCGATTTCGATTTCTGTTGCTTGTCCTTGTGCGCCACCAAGTGGTTGGTGGATCATGATTTCAGCATTTGGTAAAGCAAATCGTTTTCCTTTTGTTCCGGCAGTCAATAAGAAACTTCCCATTGAAGCAGCCATCCCCATAACGATTGTTTGGACATCTGCTTTGACAAAATTCATTGTGTCATAGATGGCCATTCCAGCAGTCACAGAACCACCAGGTGAGTTGATATAGATGTAAATGTCTTTTTCAGAATCTTGTGCATCTAGAAATAGCAATTGTGCGATGATTGAGTTTGCTAAATCATCTGTTACTTGTCCACTCAACATGATGATGCGGTCTTTCAATAAACGTGAGTAAATATCGTAGGCTCTTTCCCCACGTGAGGATTGTTCAATAACTGTAGGAATTAAATTCATAATAAGGTTCCTCCTTGATTTGTTTAGAAATAGTGTAACATAAATTGATTTTGATTACCTACAAAGTAGTATACATTTTTGGTCAATAAAGGTCAAATGAAAAAACTTTCCGAGAGCTAGTCTCATAAAGTGAGTTTATGTTATGATAAAAAAGAAATCAATAAGAAGGAGGAACCGTAATTGGTAATTGCTATCACAGGTTTTATCGGTGTATTAGTAGGAGCAATCTTAGTCTACTTAGGGATGGCGATCCAAATGCGTCATCTTGAGAATAAAGAGCAACGTAGACGCGAATTGGAACTGAAAGTCAAAGAAATCGAAACATTGAATCAATTAAATAAAAAAATCAATGAGATTCTCCAAAAGCGTGCGAGCTTGTTGGAAGAATATGTCAGCTTTGATGCTTTTGACGATTGTTATATCACAATCGATGACTTTGCGTATTTGCAATCATTTTCTGCACAAAATAATTTTTATTTACCAAATTACATTTTAGATGAATTATTCCAAAATATCGCTCATCGCAAAGTGATTCTTTCACCGGATGAAACGATGAAGATCGGCGGCTATGCTTACAAAGGTGGGCGTGTCATTTTGGAAAATTTCACAGATAATTTGACCGCAATGATCAATGAGAAAAAATCCCAGTTGAAAAATACAACGAGACAACCAATCGGCTTTTTCTCAAAAGATGATGTGTGGAGCTAAACAAAACATATTGTTTACTCAAGGATAAGAGAAACTAAACATTTTGATAAAGTAAAAGTTTGGGCACTTACAATGAGTCCAAGCTTTTTCTTTTTTGTTCCTGTGGTAAAATAGGGATGATCGGAGTGAGGACTATGGTACAGATTTATGCACATCGAGGAAGTAAAGGAACCCATCCGGAAAATACATTGCCCGCCTTTTCTGAAGCAGTAAGAGTGGGGGTGGATGGGATCGAGCTAGATGTCCATCTTAGTAAGGACGGTCAACTGATTGTTATCCATGATGAAACCGTTGATCGAACAACCAATGGAAAAGGCCTTGTTCGAGAAAAGACTCTCGAAGAGCTGAAAAAATTGAATGCAGGCAGTTGGTTTAGTAAAGATTTCCCAGCAGCGAAAATCCCTGCGCTAAAAGAAGTACTCTCGCTACTTCTCCAAAAAAATTATCGAGGAACATTGATGATCGAAATCAAAACGGACAAGTATGAGTATGAAGGGATCGAAGCACAAGTATCTGAACTTATGACAAAAAATGAGTGGCCGTTTCGTCATGCTTATTGTAGTTTCAACCTTCGTTCCTTAGAACGTTTATCCGTCATCGAACCAGACGCACAACTGGATCTTTTAATGAGTGATTCAATGAAAAAATTAG is part of the Enterococcus mundtii genome and harbors:
- the efrB gene encoding multidrug efflux ABC transporter subunit EfrB, which produces MKKTFASFKRLARYIRPYRLTFILVLLFTFLTVAFNAALPYVVGLPTTEISKNLVNNEAINFSYIINCLIWIAVVGTGYSISQLLSGVLMTNVVQSAMKDLRRDIEEKINRLPVSYFDKNQQGNILSRVTNDVDAVSGALQQAFIGIVNAILGITMAAAMMFYIQPVMALISMIMIPASIWISKRVINASQKYFQEMQNSLGELNGYVQENMTGFSVLKVYGREKETFEGFHKVNHSLKHFGFRAAFISGLMMPLVQLTAYATYIGMAVLGSFYVISGVIVVGQLQAFIQYIWQISQPMGNVTQLSSVLQSASAATKRVFEILDEPEEKENKTDVPLPETIHGNVSFEHVDFAYDPKKPLIQDLNFEVKAGQMVAVVGPTGAGKTTLINLLMRFYDVTHGAIKIDGIDTKAMSRSDVRSMFGMVLQDAWLYEGTIADNIRFGKLDATDYEIVDAAKTANVDHFIRTMPDGYEMEINSEGDNVSLGQKQLLTIARAVVSDPKILILDEATSSVDTRLEALIQKAMDKVMEGRTSFVIAHRLSTIREADLILVMDQGQIIEKGTHESLLAKGGFYEKLYNSQFAEAAE
- a CDS encoding gamma carbonic anhydrase family protein, giving the protein MARFIADNATVIGDVELGEDVTVWYQAVVRGDSNWIKIGKGTNIQDGTVIHVDHDAPVEIAENVTVGHQCMLHGCKIEKGALIGMGATVLNHAVIGENSLIGAGSLVTEGKIIPPNVLAFGRPAKVIRPLTEEEIQKNKQNITHYIEMGQKHADGFFKEWQQ
- the clpP gene encoding ATP-dependent Clp endopeptidase proteolytic subunit ClpP codes for the protein MNLIPTVIEQSSRGERAYDIYSRLLKDRIIMLSGQVTDDLANSIIAQLLFLDAQDSEKDIYIYINSPGGSVTAGMAIYDTMNFVKADVQTIVMGMAASMGSFLLTAGTKGKRFALPNAEIMIHQPLGGAQGQATEIEIAARHILQTRERLNKILAERTGQPIEVIEKDTDRDNYMTAEQAKAYGLIDEVMENSASLS
- a CDS encoding glycerophosphodiester phosphodiesterase, which produces MVQIYAHRGSKGTHPENTLPAFSEAVRVGVDGIELDVHLSKDGQLIVIHDETVDRTTNGKGLVREKTLEELKKLNAGSWFSKDFPAAKIPALKEVLSLLLQKNYRGTLMIEIKTDKYEYEGIEAQVSELMTKNEWPFRHAYCSFNLRSLERLSVIEPDAQLDLLMSDSMKKLDLAKTLPFIEGLHPKATWAFAHPQEIQEFPKRIRLWTVNTTEELERGLKEPVDALITDFPERAWYVKQLMKK